The nucleotide window AAATTGGATATCGAGAGCCTCTTTAATGGTAACCTGTCTTACATCATTAAAAAGTTTAATAGGAAGGGCTACATAAAAAACCATTTTATTTGCTACCATAATGAAGTTATCATTAATAACACCATTCTTTTTTAGCAAATATCCAATACTCATTACCAAAAATATAGGCAGGGCAACATCCAAACTAAAAATAAGATTATATATCATTTACTTTTCCTCTCATCACATATGCATAAAGTCAGTATTTAACGGTCTCTACATATTTATTTTAAAACCTAGATTCTACCTTTCTCATATTTCATCGGCATAAAACCTATCAACTTTTCATTATTATGCGCCCTAGGTAACTGGGGCTGGATTAAACAAGCACAATGCATTTTGAATACCCCAATAATCTGCCCACGCCTTTTTGTTCCCACTAGCGATTTGAAGGATTAATTCAAATATTTCTTGTCCAATTTCTTTTATAGTTGCTTCTCCTGTAGCAATTTTCCCTGCATCAACATCAATGAGATCTTTCCATTTGTTTGTCAAGGCTGTACGGCTTGCCACTTTAATCACTGGTGCCATTGCTAACCCATAGGGGGTACCCCTTCCAGTAGTAAATACCTGTAAAGTAATACCTGATGCTAACTGGCAAGTACCACATACAAAATCACTGGCAGGAGTTGCGGCATATACCAAGCCTTTTTTTCTTACTTTTTCGCCAGGGGATAAAACCTCTACTATAGTAGTACTGCCCGATTTTGCAATAGAACCTAGGGATTTTTCTACAACATTGGCCAATCCACCTTGTTTATTTCCAGGAGTGGGATTAGCATCTCTATCTACACTTCCTAAGTCCAAATAATTATCATACCAAGCCATCTCATCTTTTAATTTTTGTCCTACTTCTTCATTAATGGTTCTTGGGGTTAAAAGATGAACCCCATCTCTAACCTCTGAAACCTCAGAAAATAAAACCGTTGCCCCGGCACTGACCAGTAAATCAGCTGCATATCCCACTGCAGGATTTGCAGTAATCCCTGAAAAAGCATCACTGCCTCCACATTGCAGACCTATAACAAGATCTGATGCAGGACATACTTCTCTTACTCTGTTATTTAAACGTTCCAAACATTCTCGGGCCTTTCCTACGATTCTTTCAACCATTATTTCAAAACCATGCTCATCTTGCAGTATTACAACGTTTTCTTGCTTTATATGTGTAAAAAGCCTATTAGGAAGAAGTTTTTCACATCCCAAGCTAACTACCATTAGCTCTCCGCCGAAATTTGGATGGGTTGCAAGGTTCCTCAAGGTTCTAATAGGTACCGTTGCCTCTGGTGCATCAATCGCCACACCACACCCATAATTATGATTAATAGGCATGATACCATCTACATTTGGATAGTTGGGCAATATATCCTTCTTTATTCTCTCTACAGCAATATTCAATACCCCTTCTACACATTGAACGCTTGTGGTAATTCCCAACATATTTTTTGTTCCTACACTACTATCGGGATTTCGATATCCTAAAAAAGTATATTTCTTTTGCAGGGGCAAAGTTTTAGATATCTTTGTAGCTACAGGAAGTTCCTCTAATTTTGGGGCCACAGGCAATTTTACCTTATGCTCATCTATCCAACTTCCCTTCGGAATATCTTGCTTTGCATACCCTATAATTTCACCATATCTAATAATTTTGTCTCCTAGCTCAAAATCTACAAGAGCAATTTTATGACTCTGGGGAATGTATTCAATCGCCATTAATCCTTCCTTAACCTGGGTTCCTTTCTTTATCCCTTTATCATTAACTACAGTTTCTACATTGTCCTGTGGATGAACTTTGATCAATAAAGGGTTTGTTTCTTGAGTATTTTTCATTTTCTTACCCTCCTTCAATACTAATAGGCCATAGGACTACTAAGTTCAGTACCCTTATGGCCTATTAGCATTGTTTATACATTAATCAAGAGAAAATATATTAAAAAATCTGTTTTTTACAAACATATGATATATTTTAAGTTTTTAATTTGTCTATGTTAGTTCCTAATATTTCATTTAATAATTACCCTATCTTATTATAGGTTTATTTACCGGCCAACTGGGTATTTCCCCTGATAATACTTCATCAATACCCATAGCTGCATGTATTGCCATTCTCTGTGTAGCTTCCTTTGTATGAGAGGAATTATGTGGTGTTACTACTACATTATCTAGGCTGAATAATTCATTATTGTTCTCTGGTGGTTCTTGTTCATATACATCCAAACCAGCTCCAGCAAGTTGTCCCTCTTTTAATGCTACTATTAATTCCTTTTCATTTACGACATTTCCTCTAGAAGTATTTATTAAATATGCCGTTGTTTTCATCATTTGTAATTTTTCTCTGCCTACCATCCTCCTTGTTTTGTCCGTTAAAGGCAAATGTAGACTAATAAAATCAGCATTTTTAAATATCTCATCCAAATCTTCTACTAATTTTATATATGAATCGACGTTTTCTTGTTTTACATATGGATCATAGGCAATTACTTTCATACCTAATCCGTAAGTAGATTTTTGAGCTACAGCATTACCTATTTTTCCTAATCCTATCAAACCTAATATTTTTCCTTCTAATTCTATACCATGCAATTGGTTTCTTATTTCAAAATTGCCTTTTCTAAGCTCCTTATCACAAAAAACAGTATTTTTAGCCAAAGCAATAATGAATCCAATGGCTTGTTCTGCTACAGAGTTAGCATTAGATAAAGGAGCATTGGTGACATATATACCTAAATCAGTTGCAGCGTCTATATCAACATTGTCATATGCAACACCATGTCTTGCTATAACTTTTAATTTTTTTCCTGCTTCAAATACTTCACGAGGAAATGATGCGGTTCTAGCTAAAATTGCATCACAATCTTTGACATCCTTTTTAATATCCTCTACAGTGATTCCCGATCCCATCATTATTTCGTAACCTCTATCAATAAGATATTGCTTCCCTTCTTTTGCAATATCTTGTGGAATTAAGACCTTATACGCCATTTTTGTAATCCCTTCTTTCTCTAGCATTATTTATATTTTTTAATTAGTTAATGTTTTTTATTATCTCTTATATTCTTCTAAAAAACTCGTAAAAAACGTTTATGCTTAAACAACACTTCCGATTATATCTTCTTTTCTCTTACGAGCTTTTTTAACTTCACTAATTACATTCATCACTACCACAATAACTGTAATCACCAAAAATATTGCCGAAATAGGTTCTGTTAAAAATGGTGCATAGCTTCCTTGACTTTGCATGAGTCCTCTACGCAAATTTACTTCAAGAATAGGTCCCAAGATAAAACCTAGAATAAGAGGGGCTTTGCCGAATCCAAATTTCCCCATCAAATATCCTATTACTCCAAAGGCTAACATAGTCCATACATCAAACATCCTATTGTTCACACCAAATGATCCAATAACACAGAATGCCATAACCACTGGCAATAAAATATACTTTGGTACTGTAAGGATTCTTACAAAACCTCTCATTCCTGCAAATGCTGCAATAATCATAAAAATATTTGCAACAATAACCGCTGCGAAAATAGCATACACCAAATCCCCGTGATTGGTAAAAAGCAATGGTCCTGGTGAAATGCCATGAATCATAAACCCTGCTAAAAGTATTGCTGTTGTATTGTCCCCAGGAATTCCAAGAGTAAGTAATGGAACTAATGCCCCTCCGGTTGAAGCATTATTAGCTGTTTCTGGGGCCACGATACCATCAATGATTCCGGTGCCAAATTTTTCTGGATATTTAGAATACTTTTGTGCTGCTCCGTATGCAGCAATATTTGCTACAGACGCGCCCAAACCTGGAAGAATACCTATTCCAGTGCCTAATACAGCTGATCTAAAAGCATTTCCGATCTGACTAATAAATTCCTTCATAGAAAAACCAAAACCTTTTATTTTGTAGTCCACTACCTGAGCTTTGTTGCTATTGTCTTTATTTTTCTCTCCTGCATATTCTAATATCTGAGCGCCAGCAAATAAACCAATCAATGCTGGTAATAAGTTTATTCCAGCATCAAGTTCATAAAATCCAAAAGTAAATCGTGGAAAGCCAGTAATAGGAGCAGTACCAACAAATCCCATTGTTATGCCGAACATTCCAGCGATTAAGCCTTTTACCAATGAACCACTAGACAAACCTGCAATCATAGTTAAGGAGAATAAAGCAATAGAAAAGTATTCATAAGGACCAAATTTCAATGCAATCTTCGCTAAAAATGGTGATATAAATGCTAAAACAATTGCACTAAACAATCCTCCTATGAATGAAAACACAATTCCTACACCCAGTGCTTTTCCCGCTTCTCCTTTCTCTACCATAACAGAACCGTCAAAGGTTGTAGCAATAGATGCCGGCGTTCCAGGAATTTTCAGCAAAAGAGCTGAAATTAAACCTCCAGATGTACCTCCTATATATAAAGCAATAAGTAGGGACAACCCAAGTATAGGACTCATCCCAAAGGTAATTGGCAAAAATAAGGCAACTCCCATGGTTACCGTCATCCCTGGGATCGCACCGACAATAATCCCTATAACAACTCCACCTAAAATATACATAATAGTTTTAACCGTAAAAATTGATGCAAATCCTGCTAAAAGCATTTCCATAGTTTTCCCTCCTAACCGAGTATTCCTGATGGGATCATAATCTTAAAAACTACTGTAAATAAATAAAATACTAATACTGAAATTAATATAGCTATAATTGCAAGCTTTAATGGTTTCCTTTGTGTTCTACTAGTTAGAACAAAGAATTGTAAAAATAAATACACAGTGGTCGTAATGATAAAGCCCAGTATTTCCATCAGGGCAACGTATCCAATTAATAAAAATAGCGTAATGATTGTTGCATAGTCTTTGTTTTCTTTTTTGTCATCTAAAACATTCTGAGTTTTCTGTGTATCCAAATTCTTTTTCATTTTTAAATCCTTTTTACCCTGGAAAATTAAAGTTACTCCTAAGATTGCCAGGATTACAGCTGTTATTTTAGGTAGAAAATCTGCCCCTATCTTTACCTCGGTCATTAATTCCTGTATTCTAAAGCTAGCTGTAAAAAGTATTACGGCAAATAATAAAACAAAACTGCCCGAGTAAATATCCCTATGTTTGATATCCAATTATTTTCACCCCAATTTCAATTTAAAAGGTATGATTAGTATACTTTAGCTATATAATAGAAAATTAAAGTAAGAGTACTCTTACTTTAATTTTCTATTATATTATTTGCTTAATTACCCTTCATTTGCTCTTGAAACTTCATAAATCTATCATGATATTCCATAATATAATTAGTTGCTTCCTTTGGATTCATATAAGTAGGTGTTACAAATATATTTTCAGCTTCTTTTTGATAGTCTGGATTTTGCGTAACCTTTTCCATAGCCGCCGAGAATTTATTTACAATATCTTCAGAAGTTCCCTTCGGCATTCCGAAGAAAAAGAATTTATCCATTACAATATCAAATCCTTGTTCTAAAGCAGTGGGAATATCTGGCATCAATGGATTTCTTTCTTTAGAAAGAAGCCCTAATTGTTTGAAATCTCCAGATTCAAAATAATCTTTAGTCAAACCATATTGGGTATTAATAAAGTCAGTTCTTCCAGCCATTAATGCAACGGTTTTGTCTGCATTGCCACCCACATCAGTCATGTTTAACTCAATTCCTGCAGCATCTTCTACTGCTAATCCAACAATATGAGGATATCCCCCAGTTTGCATTCCAAAATCTATTTTCCCCGGATTTTTCTTAGCATCCTCTACCAATTCACTCAAGCTATTATAGGGTGAGTCTTTGTGAGTAGCAAGTACAGTTGTATTATCTACAACGCCTATGCCCGCTATTTCAAAGGCATCTATATGATAATCTACCATTCCCGCTACATATGGAACTAATATTTCAGGATGGAAAAACAATACAGTATGTCCGTCTGCCTTTGCGTCTTTCACTCTTCTAGTACCAACTGTGCCTCCACTACCTCCTACATTTACAACTACTACAGGCTGTCCTAATTCTTTTTCAAGATATTTACCAAAAAGTCTTGCATTCATATCAGTATCTCCCCCTGCTCCTGCTGGAACAATAAGCTCAATAGCCTTTGTGGGATAAGTAACTTCTTGATCTGATGTATCTCCCTCTGATGATGTTGACCCAGAATTACTGGCACATCCTGTTAACACTAACATTACGACAAGGATAAATGCTGCAGCTTTGAACATCTTTTTCATTTCCATAATCCCCCTTATTTTTTTCTATAATCAATTGTAGAATTCTACAATTGTTATTATTGACTTTATACTATATTTTCTGCTCCTTTAAATATCTTGTTATAAATTATAAGTTATCTAACTAAACAAGGCTTTTTATTATTAAATTCCCAACCTGAAATTAAGTATTGCATTGCTATTGCATCATCTCGAGCTCCTAAGCCCTCTTTTAAATACAGTTTATTTGCTTTCATTACCTGATCTATATCTACTTCAATACCTAAGCCTGGTTTATTTGGTATTTGAATATGTCCATCTCTAATGAGCATAGGTTCCTTTGTTAAACGTTCTGTTCCTTCCTGCCAGATCCAGTGAGTATCAATCGCAGTAATATCCCCTGGTACAGCCGCTGCTACATGGGTAAACATCGCTAAGGATATATCAAAATGATTATTAGAATGGGAACCCCAAGTGAGCCCAAATTCATTGCACATTTGTCCTACCCTAACTGATCCTGACATAGTCCAAAAATGTGGATCAGCCAATGGGATATCCACAGATTGTAATGCGACTGAATGTTGCATTTGTCTCCAATCGGTTGCTATCATATTTGTGGCTGTGGGAAGACCTGTAGCCTTTCTAAATTCTGCTAGTACTTCACGACCTGAAAATCCATCCTCAGCACCACATGGATCTTCACAATAAGTTAAAGTCCCATGCATATCCTTACATAGTTCTATAGCATCCTTTAGTAGCCATCCTCCATTGGGGTCTATGGTTATTCTTGATTCTGGAAATCTCTTTTTTAAAGCTTTGATCGCCTTGATTTCTTCTTTACCTTCTAAAACTCCGCCTTTGAGTTTGAAATCCCTAAATCCATATAAGTCCTGGGAAGCTTCGGCTAATTTTACTATTGCCTCCGGTGTCATTGCTTCTTCATGACGAATCTTATACCACTCATTTTCAGCGTTTGGTTCTCTATAATAAGGAAGATCAGTTTTATCTGGATTACCAATGTAGAATAAGTATCCTAATACCTTTACTGCTTTTCTTTGCTGTCCATCCCCTAACAATGCTGCTACTGGAACTTCTAAGTATTTACCTAGTAAGTCTAATAAAGCAGCCTCAATGGCCGTGACTACATGAATGGTAGTTCGCAAATCAAAGGTTTGTAAACCACGTCCAGCAGCATCCCTATCATTAAAGGTTTTGCGGACTATATTCATAATATTTTTATAGTTTCCAATGGATTGTCCAATGATATACTCCTTAGCATCTTCCAAGGTTTGACGAATCTTTTCTCCACCAGGTACTTCACCAATACCAGTATTTCCTGTATTATCTGTCATGATTATAATATTTCTAGTAAAGTATGGTGCATGGGCTCCACTCAAGTTTAATAACATGCTATCTCTACCAGCTACTGGTATAACCTGAATCTCCACCACTTTAGGTGTACTTCCCATCTCAAAAACCTCCTATCAGCTACCCCCATTTTTAAAATGAGGGATTATTATCAAGTGAACTTCTAGTCTCTAGTAATTTCAATATTTGCTAATTTTTCATAGTATTTTGCTATACTAGCATGGTCTTCAACACCGCAACCATCCAATTTAATTGCCTGCATAATTTCCATTACTTGTGCAGTTAATGGTAGCGGAACACCTACACCGTGGGAAGTTTCAATTACGTTATTTAAATCCTTAATGTGTAAGTCAATTCTAAATCCTGGATTAAAGTTTCTGTCCATAATCATAGGTGCTTTTGCATCCATAACCGTACTTCCTGCAAGGCCACCTCTGATAGCTCGATATACTAATTCTGGGTCAACTCCTGCTTTTTTAGCAAGAATTAAAGCCTCTGAAACTGCTGAAATATTAAGCGCTACGACGACTTGATTACAAAGTTTTGCTACATTACCAGCACCCGTTTCTCCAACATATACCACTGAGCCAGCCATTTTCATCATCACATCATGGTATTTTTCAAATACTTCTTTCTTTCCTCCTACCATAACAGCTAATGTACCATCTATAGCCTTTGGCTCTCCACCACTTACCGGTGCATCTAACATATGTACTCCTTTTTCTTCTAAGGCTGCATAAACTTTACGGCTGCTTAAAGGTGCAATGGAGCTCATGTCGATAACAACTGATCCTGGTTTTGCTCCCTCTATCACTCCACCTTCTCCCAATACTACCTCTTCAACCTGTGGTGAATTTGGAAGCATAGTAATGATGACATCACATTGCTTTGCCAATTCAACATTGTTCTCCGCTGTCTCAGCCCCCATTGCTTTTAATTCTTCTACTGATTTTTTATTTAAATCCAGCACCACTAGGTTATATCCTGCTTTTACCAAGTTTTTTGCCATTGGTTTCCCCATAATTCCCAATCCTATAAATCCTATTTTCATTTTATCTATCTCTCCTTTTTATAATTGTTTTATAGATTTTTCACTTGTGTGTCTATGCTTATTAATCTTCTACCTGACTATAAAATTTAAAAACTAATTCACTTGGAATGGCATATTATTTATGTGAGTAATATTATTTTATTAAACCTAAATCATTGAGGACTTTTTTAATTTCTTGTAGTCTTTCTTTGCTACAATGATCTATTGGCTTAACTGGGTGCCCCACATTTAGACCCATTAAGTTTAAGCAATCCTTCATGACAACAGGAAAACTTCCATAATTATAAGTATTTCTCAATGGTATTAGCTTATATTGTGCTTCCATGGCTCCCTCTAGGTCTCCTGCCATGTATTTTTCGTATATGTCTACTACTAATCTTGGAGCTACATTGGCTGTTCCTGCAACACAACCTGCCCCGCCATAGGCTAATGTTCCATAGATTAAATAATCTGATCCACTAAAGACTTTAAAGTTTGGAATGTTTTGTGTCACTCTGATGTATTCTATGGTCTGAACAAAGTCAAAGGAAGTATTTTTAATACCGATAATGTTATCAATTCTGGCCAACTTTTCCAGCAGTGGAACTGATATATTATTATTTGTCTTACCTGGGTTATTATATAGCATTATAGGTAGGTTAGTGGATTCTGCAATAGCCTTAAAATGATTGTATAGTTCATTTTCATTGGGCTGAATAAACATAGGCGTTAACACACTTAATGCGTCAGCTCCAGCTTCCTCTGCCATCTTTGCCAATTTTACACATTCCTTTGTGGTAATAGCACTGGCCCCTGCATATACTGGTACTTTTCCATTTACGTGTTTTACCGTAGTTTCTACAGCTTTTTTCTGATTTTGAAAATCTAAAGCATAGAATTCACCATTACTTCCTAAGATAAAAATACCATGAACTCCACCATCAATAACGTGATCTATAACCCTTTTCAAACCCTTTACATCAACATTTTCATTTTCATCCACTGGTGTAATAATAGGTGGAATAACTCCTTTAATATCTTTAATATTTAGCATTTTCACCCTCCATTTTAGGTGTATCGTAATATTTGTTTAACATGTGCTTGTAGCTCGAATACTTTTTAGCCCCCACATCCTCATAGCACTCTCGGCAGTTTCCTCTATTAATGCCGGTGCATTCTCCATAGCTTCACTAAGGGTCATAGGTCTAGGGATAATATCCATAATGGCATTGACACCATGCTCATATACTGCTGATGCCCCTTCCCCTACACTTCCTACAATGGCTACCACGGGTACGCTATATTTATAAGCTCTTTTTGCTACTCCTACAGGCACCTTACCATATATGGATTGACTATCAATTTTCCCTTCACCGGTTATGACTAAATCTGCATCCATTAAATGTTCATCGATATTATTAATATCCAAAATCTTCTCTATGCCAGGAT belongs to Irregularibacter muris and includes:
- the garD gene encoding galactarate dehydratase, which codes for MKNTQETNPLLIKVHPQDNVETVVNDKGIKKGTQVKEGLMAIEYIPQSHKIALVDFELGDKIIRYGEIIGYAKQDIPKGSWIDEHKVKLPVAPKLEELPVATKISKTLPLQKKYTFLGYRNPDSSVGTKNMLGITTSVQCVEGVLNIAVERIKKDILPNYPNVDGIMPINHNYGCGVAIDAPEATVPIRTLRNLATHPNFGGELMVVSLGCEKLLPNRLFTHIKQENVVILQDEHGFEIMVERIVGKARECLERLNNRVREVCPASDLVIGLQCGGSDAFSGITANPAVGYAADLLVSAGATVLFSEVSEVRDGVHLLTPRTINEEVGQKLKDEMAWYDNYLDLGSVDRDANPTPGNKQGGLANVVEKSLGSIAKSGSTTIVEVLSPGEKVRKKGLVYAATPASDFVCGTCQLASGITLQVFTTGRGTPYGLAMAPVIKVASRTALTNKWKDLIDVDAGKIATGEATIKEIGQEIFELILQIASGNKKAWADYWGIQNALCLFNPAPVT
- a CDS encoding hydroxyacid dehydrogenase translates to MAYKVLIPQDIAKEGKQYLIDRGYEIMMGSGITVEDIKKDVKDCDAILARTASFPREVFEAGKKLKVIARHGVAYDNVDIDAATDLGIYVTNAPLSNANSVAEQAIGFIIALAKNTVFCDKELRKGNFEIRNQLHGIELEGKILGLIGLGKIGNAVAQKSTYGLGMKVIAYDPYVKQENVDSYIKLVEDLDEIFKNADFISLHLPLTDKTRRMVGREKLQMMKTTAYLINTSRGNVVNEKELIVALKEGQLAGAGLDVYEQEPPENNNELFSLDNVVVTPHNSSHTKEATQRMAIHAAMGIDEVLSGEIPSWPVNKPIIR
- a CDS encoding tripartite tricarboxylate transporter permease, whose protein sequence is MEMLLAGFASIFTVKTIMYILGGVVIGIIVGAIPGMTVTMGVALFLPITFGMSPILGLSLLIALYIGGTSGGLISALLLKIPGTPASIATTFDGSVMVEKGEAGKALGVGIVFSFIGGLFSAIVLAFISPFLAKIALKFGPYEYFSIALFSLTMIAGLSSGSLVKGLIAGMFGITMGFVGTAPITGFPRFTFGFYELDAGINLLPALIGLFAGAQILEYAGEKNKDNSNKAQVVDYKIKGFGFSMKEFISQIGNAFRSAVLGTGIGILPGLGASVANIAAYGAAQKYSKYPEKFGTGIIDGIVAPETANNASTGGALVPLLTLGIPGDNTTAILLAGFMIHGISPGPLLFTNHGDLVYAIFAAVIVANIFMIIAAFAGMRGFVRILTVPKYILLPVVMAFCVIGSFGVNNRMFDVWTMLAFGVIGYLMGKFGFGKAPLILGFILGPILEVNLRRGLMQSQGSYAPFLTEPISAIFLVITVIVVVMNVISEVKKARKRKEDIIGSVV
- a CDS encoding tripartite tricarboxylate transporter TctB family protein, translated to MDIKHRDIYSGSFVLLFAVILFTASFRIQELMTEVKIGADFLPKITAVILAILGVTLIFQGKKDLKMKKNLDTQKTQNVLDDKKENKDYATIITLFLLIGYVALMEILGFIITTTVYLFLQFFVLTSRTQRKPLKLAIIAILISVLVFYLFTVVFKIMIPSGILG
- a CDS encoding tripartite tricarboxylate transporter substrate binding protein — encoded protein: MKKMFKAAAFILVVMLVLTGCASNSGSTSSEGDTSDQEVTYPTKAIELIVPAGAGGDTDMNARLFGKYLEKELGQPVVVVNVGGSGGTVGTRRVKDAKADGHTVLFFHPEILVPYVAGMVDYHIDAFEIAGIGVVDNTTVLATHKDSPYNSLSELVEDAKKNPGKIDFGMQTGGYPHIVGLAVEDAAGIELNMTDVGGNADKTVALMAGRTDFINTQYGLTKDYFESGDFKQLGLLSKERNPLMPDIPTALEQGFDIVMDKFFFFGMPKGTSEDIVNKFSAAMEKVTQNPDYQKEAENIFVTPTYMNPKEATNYIMEYHDRFMKFQEQMKGN
- the gudD gene encoding glucarate dehydratase yields the protein MGSTPKVVEIQVIPVAGRDSMLLNLSGAHAPYFTRNIIIMTDNTGNTGIGEVPGGEKIRQTLEDAKEYIIGQSIGNYKNIMNIVRKTFNDRDAAGRGLQTFDLRTTIHVVTAIEAALLDLLGKYLEVPVAALLGDGQQRKAVKVLGYLFYIGNPDKTDLPYYREPNAENEWYKIRHEEAMTPEAIVKLAEASQDLYGFRDFKLKGGVLEGKEEIKAIKALKKRFPESRITIDPNGGWLLKDAIELCKDMHGTLTYCEDPCGAEDGFSGREVLAEFRKATGLPTATNMIATDWRQMQHSVALQSVDIPLADPHFWTMSGSVRVGQMCNEFGLTWGSHSNNHFDISLAMFTHVAAAVPGDITAIDTHWIWQEGTERLTKEPMLIRDGHIQIPNKPGLGIEVDIDQVMKANKLYLKEGLGARDDAIAMQYLISGWEFNNKKPCLVR
- the garR gene encoding 2-hydroxy-3-oxopropionate reductase, giving the protein MKIGFIGLGIMGKPMAKNLVKAGYNLVVLDLNKKSVEELKAMGAETAENNVELAKQCDVIITMLPNSPQVEEVVLGEGGVIEGAKPGSVVIDMSSIAPLSSRKVYAALEEKGVHMLDAPVSGGEPKAIDGTLAVMVGGKKEVFEKYHDVMMKMAGSVVYVGETGAGNVAKLCNQVVVALNISAVSEALILAKKAGVDPELVYRAIRGGLAGSTVMDAKAPMIMDRNFNPGFRIDLHIKDLNNVIETSHGVGVPLPLTAQVMEIMQAIKLDGCGVEDHASIAKYYEKLANIEITRD
- the dapA gene encoding 4-hydroxy-tetrahydrodipicolinate synthase, with protein sequence MLNIKDIKGVIPPIITPVDENENVDVKGLKRVIDHVIDGGVHGIFILGSNGEFYALDFQNQKKAVETTVKHVNGKVPVYAGASAITTKECVKLAKMAEEAGADALSVLTPMFIQPNENELYNHFKAIAESTNLPIMLYNNPGKTNNNISVPLLEKLARIDNIIGIKNTSFDFVQTIEYIRVTQNIPNFKVFSGSDYLIYGTLAYGGAGCVAGTANVAPRLVVDIYEKYMAGDLEGAMEAQYKLIPLRNTYNYGSFPVVMKDCLNLMGLNVGHPVKPIDHCSKERLQEIKKVLNDLGLIK